A region of Deltaproteobacteria bacterium DNA encodes the following proteins:
- the nuoK gene encoding NADH-quinone oxidoreductase subunit NuoK, with amino-acid sequence MDAIMDVGLTHYLVVSAALFAIGLFTVATRTSAVAILMGVELLLNAASINFVAFSHFVEGGIGGQVFSVFIIVLAAAEAAVALAIVLAVYRHFRSIDADDTTMLHD; translated from the coding sequence ATGGATGCCATCATGGACGTGGGCTTGACCCACTACCTCGTCGTTTCCGCCGCGCTGTTCGCGATCGGGCTGTTCACCGTCGCAACGCGCACCAGTGCCGTGGCGATTCTCATGGGGGTCGAACTGCTGCTCAATGCCGCGTCGATCAACTTCGTCGCGTTTTCGCACTTCGTCGAGGGCGGCATTGGCGGCCAGGTGTTCTCCGTGTTCATCATCGTGCTCGCCGCGGCGGAAGCGGCGGTCGCGCTCGCAATTGTGCTCGCGGTGTATCGCCACTTTCGGTCGATCGACGCCGACGACACCACGATGCTCCACGACTGA
- a CDS encoding NADH-quinone oxidoreductase subunit J, whose translation MRALIVIAIVALVGLGLSALLRLFGVDRRHSLIAGLVVLPLVVGVAAGLAYVSVVVITTLHLQVGGLVFGALATLVIASAGGVAMSTNILYSGFFLMGTLVGVAGLYLFIGADFLGIAQLVIYIGGILVLILFAVLLTNRISAIQLTNRAVQRGAGAGAAVLVALLLAMVALDTDWAVVEAVATPTTARLGDALLREYLLPFELISVVLLMALVGAMVIARRAAKDPPADPAEAPGLDRLE comes from the coding sequence ATGCGTGCGCTCATAGTCATCGCAATCGTCGCTCTGGTCGGGCTCGGCCTGAGCGCGTTGCTGCGCCTGTTCGGCGTCGATCGCCGCCACAGCCTCATCGCCGGCCTGGTCGTGCTGCCGCTGGTCGTGGGCGTCGCTGCCGGCCTGGCGTACGTGTCCGTCGTCGTGATCACGACGCTGCACCTGCAGGTCGGCGGCCTCGTTTTCGGCGCGTTGGCGACGCTGGTCATCGCCTCGGCGGGCGGGGTCGCGATGTCCACGAACATCCTGTATTCGGGGTTCTTCCTGATGGGGACGCTCGTCGGCGTGGCCGGGCTGTACCTGTTCATCGGCGCGGACTTCCTCGGGATTGCGCAACTGGTCATCTACATCGGCGGGATCCTGGTTCTGATCCTGTTCGCCGTCTTGCTGACCAATCGCATCTCCGCGATTCAGCTCACGAACCGGGCGGTTCAACGCGGAGCGGGTGCCGGTGCGGCCGTGCTCGTCGCGCTGTTGTTGGCGATGGTCGCGCTCGACACCGACTGGGCCGTTGTCGAGGCGGTCGCGACTCCGACGACGGCGCGCCTCGGCGATGCGCTCCTGCGCGAGTATCTGCTGCCGTTCGAGTTGATTTCCGTGGTGCTGTTGATGGCGCTCGTCGGCGCCATGGTCATCGCCCGCCGCGCAGCCAAGGACCCGCCGGCCGACCCCGCTGAGGCGCCCGGACTCGATCGACTGGAGTAA
- a CDS encoding 4Fe-4S dicluster domain-containing protein, with translation MAEKQRKTGYFSQILDSARSVLDGMAVTATYYFRKPVTVQYPDRTSVPVVDSLPERYRGFLEVDMDICTACKACERDCPIDCITIDIEKVDGVRVMTRFDIDLGKCMYCGICVESCPTDAKAPGDEEQTKCIRFTREFEAATESFPSLTFRFIRPGDYVVPYKPTKGEVVDTRRRGEIAREVRLKARQYNPIAIQWGLDHGLGGAPADSGIDEIIAEEVVVKRAEELAPLVQQAGDDLKKFEDLLYDQALAQTDCEACGWPTCRAYADAMLEGKDPDIFKCEPGGAQATRDTALILTIRKGKPPAEAAREAIEIVKKAHAS, from the coding sequence ATGGCCGAGAAACAGCGAAAGACCGGCTACTTCAGCCAGATTCTCGACAGTGCGCGGTCGGTGCTCGACGGCATGGCCGTCACCGCCACGTACTACTTCCGCAAGCCGGTGACCGTGCAGTATCCGGACCGCACATCGGTACCGGTCGTCGACTCGCTGCCGGAGCGCTATCGCGGCTTCCTCGAAGTCGACATGGACATTTGCACCGCCTGCAAGGCGTGTGAGCGCGACTGTCCGATCGACTGCATCACCATCGACATCGAAAAGGTCGACGGCGTCCGCGTCATGACGCGGTTCGATATCGATCTCGGCAAGTGCATGTACTGCGGCATCTGCGTGGAGTCCTGTCCGACGGACGCGAAGGCGCCGGGGGACGAGGAGCAGACCAAGTGCATCCGGTTCACTCGCGAGTTCGAGGCGGCGACCGAGTCGTTTCCGTCGCTCACGTTCCGCTTCATTCGCCCCGGCGACTACGTCGTCCCCTACAAGCCGACCAAGGGAGAGGTGGTCGACACTCGCCGCCGCGGCGAGATCGCGCGCGAGGTCCGGCTCAAGGCGCGGCAATACAATCCGATCGCGATTCAATGGGGGCTGGACCACGGCCTCGGCGGCGCCCCGGCCGACAGCGGCATCGACGAGATCATTGCCGAGGAGGTCGTCGTCAAGCGCGCCGAAGAACTCGCCCCGCTCGTCCAGCAGGCCGGCGACGACCTCAAGAAGTTCGAAGACCTCCTCTACGATCAGGCGCTCGCGCAGACGGACTGCGAGGCGTGCGGTTGGCCGACGTGTCGCGCCTACGCCGACGCGATGCTCGAGGGCAAGGATCCCGACATCTTCAAGTGTGAACCCGGCGGTGCACAGGCGACGCGCGACACCGCGTTGATCCTGACGATCCGCAAGGGCAAGCCGCCGGCCGAGGCCGCGCGCGAGGCGATCGAGATCGTCAAGAAGGCTCACGCGAGCTGA
- the nuoH gene encoding NADH-quinone oxidoreductase subunit NuoH has translation MKAVGFAVAAAALAAACQSNPQFPSVRDVRPTSLEVGDVLVVELAPEVEPDPDAPTRVVLVGAADGGRDVELTARISKHRALVDVDDHVAQVIGGRMVFDGQVRVDQRRGDAYETIATTGDYPVHIEMFRPTARRLAHHLFGEREGRGLAAWLGVDAELAPDGSGLLVRRVRGGFEGIGFLRRYDCGRWRDGKCVGGPDGKVHLDEAKARGFTDEDTFRWADLDGDGVLTRHEILDFLEQNGVDTHEDSRLPPSPAAAAGVRAGDILAEVDGKPTPTFVALYRVWHASDAAKAAVTIIRDGGRVSVEIPRYAGPQPIPTGFLYALILVAVGLLVVLPVPVLGGLIVVWERKISGRMQSRPGPNRVGPNGWLQWLADGLKLIVKEDVIPREADPVLFRASPLLVFSGVFLTFVVLPFSPILQVADFNVGILYILSVTSIVVVGVIMGGWASNSKWSLLGGMRSAAQIISYELPASIAVLSVVIGVGSLSMQDLVKSQGAMPWEWNLFASPFSFACFFIFFISALAEGNRTPFDLPEAESELVSGYNTEYSGFRFSIFALAEWVNLIVIGAVTTTVFLGGWNIPFADPIEIENSRVLHLLAFGVFAIKVIAMIFVCIWIRWTLPRFRVDHMMNMCWKYFLPIALASLIGAALWTWLLPDIAQTVARVLLFVVGGLGIFTAFLARVNHVRKTTTVWELRGA, from the coding sequence ATGAAAGCCGTCGGCTTCGCGGTCGCGGCCGCCGCCCTGGCCGCCGCGTGCCAGAGCAACCCGCAGTTCCCCTCGGTTCGCGACGTGCGGCCGACGAGCCTGGAGGTCGGCGACGTGCTGGTCGTCGAACTCGCCCCGGAAGTCGAACCCGATCCGGACGCGCCCACCCGCGTGGTTCTCGTCGGGGCGGCCGACGGCGGCCGCGACGTGGAACTGACGGCGCGCATATCCAAACACAGGGCGCTCGTCGACGTCGACGACCACGTGGCGCAGGTGATCGGCGGCCGCATGGTGTTCGACGGACAGGTCCGCGTCGACCAGCGCCGCGGCGACGCATACGAGACCATCGCGACGACCGGCGACTACCCGGTGCACATCGAAATGTTCCGGCCGACCGCGCGACGCCTCGCTCACCACCTGTTCGGCGAGCGCGAGGGCCGCGGGCTCGCCGCGTGGCTCGGCGTCGACGCCGAACTCGCGCCGGACGGATCGGGGCTCTTGGTGCGCAGGGTGCGCGGAGGCTTCGAGGGTATCGGCTTCTTGCGCCGCTACGACTGCGGCCGGTGGCGCGACGGCAAGTGTGTCGGCGGCCCCGACGGCAAGGTGCACCTCGACGAAGCCAAGGCCCGCGGGTTCACCGACGAGGACACGTTTCGCTGGGCCGATCTCGACGGCGACGGCGTGCTCACGCGCCACGAGATCCTCGACTTTCTCGAGCAAAACGGCGTGGACACCCACGAGGACTCGCGGTTGCCTCCGTCGCCGGCTGCCGCGGCCGGCGTGCGCGCCGGAGACATCCTCGCCGAAGTCGACGGCAAGCCGACGCCAACGTTCGTCGCGCTGTATCGCGTGTGGCACGCGAGCGACGCGGCGAAGGCGGCGGTCACGATCATTCGCGACGGCGGTCGTGTGAGCGTCGAAATCCCGCGGTACGCTGGCCCGCAGCCGATTCCGACCGGGTTTTTGTACGCGCTCATCCTCGTGGCGGTGGGGCTGCTCGTCGTGCTGCCGGTTCCCGTGCTCGGCGGTTTGATCGTCGTATGGGAGCGCAAGATCTCGGGGCGGATGCAGTCTCGCCCGGGGCCGAACCGCGTGGGGCCCAACGGCTGGCTGCAGTGGCTCGCAGACGGGCTCAAGCTCATCGTGAAAGAAGACGTCATTCCGCGCGAGGCCGACCCGGTGCTGTTTCGCGCATCGCCCCTGCTCGTGTTCTCCGGCGTCTTTCTGACGTTCGTCGTGCTGCCGTTTTCGCCGATCTTGCAGGTGGCTGACTTCAACGTGGGCATCCTGTACATCCTGTCGGTCACGTCGATCGTCGTCGTCGGCGTGATCATGGGCGGGTGGGCGTCGAATTCGAAGTGGTCGCTGCTCGGCGGCATGCGGTCCGCGGCGCAGATCATCAGCTACGAGCTGCCCGCGTCGATCGCGGTGCTGTCCGTCGTCATCGGCGTCGGCAGCCTGTCGATGCAAGACCTCGTCAAGTCGCAGGGCGCCATGCCGTGGGAGTGGAACCTGTTCGCGAGCCCGTTTTCGTTCGCGTGCTTCTTCATCTTCTTCATCAGCGCCCTGGCGGAGGGCAACCGCACGCCGTTCGACCTGCCCGAGGCGGAATCGGAACTCGTGTCCGGCTACAACACCGAATATTCCGGGTTCCGGTTCTCGATCTTTGCTCTCGCCGAGTGGGTGAACCTGATCGTCATCGGCGCCGTGACGACCACCGTCTTCCTGGGCGGGTGGAACATCCCATTTGCCGACCCGATCGAGATCGAGAACTCGCGCGTGTTGCACTTGCTGGCGTTCGGCGTGTTCGCCATCAAGGTGATCGCGATGATCTTCGTGTGCATCTGGATCCGGTGGACCCTGCCCCGGTTCCGCGTGGACCACATGATGAACATGTGCTGGAAGTACTTTTTGCCGATCGCGCTGGCGTCGCTCATCGGCGCCGCGCTGTGGACCTGGTTGCTCCCCGATATCGCCCAGACGGTCGCTCGCGTCCTGCTGTTCGTCGTCGGCGGTCTCGGCATCTTCACGGCGTTCCTCGCCCGCGTGAACCACGTCCGCAAGACGACGACCGTCTGGGAACTGCGAGGCGCGTAA
- a CDS encoding NADH-quinone oxidoreductase subunit D — protein MSDLILQYDTGDEITVNMGPQHPSTHGVIRFIVRTDGEIMAEADPDVGYLHRSIEHIAEKCTYEGFMPYTDRVDYVCAMTANHAWATAVEKLADIEVPERAEYLRVISDEFNRISSHCIALGAMAMDIGAITPFPYALREREYVNDLLEELCGARLTYNYHRIGGVGWDMTDAWRDKALRFLDRFEPIIDEFNRLITGNPIFIKRLANMAVITREEAIDYGLVGPNLRASGVDFDVRRDEPYSVYPKLEFDVPVGRGEHGTTGDSWDRFWVRVEEWRQSVRILRQALDLIQTTPKGEFWNKPKKLKPKGEAHSRVEAARGDMLCYVIGDGTTNAYRARFRTGSFNAMQVIRDKSAGLMVADLVALIASLDIVAPEIDR, from the coding sequence ATGTCCGACCTGATCCTGCAATACGACACCGGCGACGAGATCACGGTGAACATGGGGCCGCAGCACCCCTCCACGCACGGCGTGATCCGGTTCATCGTGCGCACCGACGGCGAGATCATGGCCGAGGCGGACCCCGACGTCGGCTACCTGCACCGGTCGATCGAGCACATCGCCGAGAAATGCACGTACGAGGGCTTCATGCCCTACACCGATCGCGTCGACTACGTCTGCGCGATGACGGCGAACCATGCGTGGGCGACCGCCGTCGAAAAACTGGCGGACATCGAAGTACCGGAGCGCGCCGAGTACCTGCGGGTCATCTCGGACGAGTTCAACCGGATCTCGTCGCACTGCATCGCCTTGGGCGCCATGGCGATGGACATCGGCGCCATCACGCCGTTCCCGTATGCGTTGCGCGAGCGCGAGTACGTCAACGACCTGCTCGAGGAGCTGTGCGGCGCCCGACTTACGTACAACTATCACCGCATCGGCGGCGTCGGCTGGGACATGACCGATGCGTGGCGCGACAAGGCGCTGCGTTTCCTCGACCGGTTCGAACCGATCATCGACGAGTTCAACCGGCTGATCACCGGCAACCCAATTTTCATCAAGCGGCTCGCCAACATGGCCGTGATCACGCGCGAGGAGGCGATCGACTACGGCCTCGTCGGGCCGAACTTGCGGGCGTCGGGCGTCGACTTCGACGTGCGCCGCGACGAGCCCTACTCGGTCTATCCGAAGCTCGAGTTCGACGTGCCGGTCGGGCGCGGCGAGCATGGCACGACCGGCGACTCGTGGGATCGCTTCTGGGTCCGCGTGGAGGAGTGGCGCCAGTCGGTGCGCATCTTGCGGCAGGCGCTCGACCTGATTCAGACGACCCCGAAGGGCGAGTTCTGGAACAAGCCGAAGAAGCTCAAACCCAAGGGAGAGGCGCACAGCCGGGTCGAGGCCGCGCGCGGCGACATGCTGTGTTACGTGATCGGTGACGGCACGACCAATGCGTACCGCGCGCGGTTCCGCACCGGCAGCTTCAACGCGATGCAGGTCATCCGCGACAAGTCCGCCGGGCTCATGGTCGCGGATCTCGTCGCGCTGATCGCTTCCCTCGACATCGTTGCGCCGGAGATCGATCGATGA
- a CDS encoding NADH-quinone oxidoreductase subunit C, with protein sequence MEPAEIYEALATEFGDAVTGFTPAEGGIKDAFCLVAADKLVDVCTFLKTDPRLRFDFLQCITGVDYPRDDKLVSVYHLYSYEHHHTFVIKVEVPRDRPVVPSVCGVWRSANWNEREQYDLLGLQYVGHPDLRRLLMPDDWVGHPMRKDYQEADRYRTMPTTRYSVLELLAAYDKEHPQTEGMRPRVVDAEEDK encoded by the coding sequence ATGGAACCGGCCGAGATCTACGAGGCCCTCGCGACCGAGTTCGGCGACGCCGTGACCGGGTTCACGCCGGCCGAGGGTGGCATCAAGGATGCGTTCTGCCTGGTGGCGGCCGACAAGCTCGTCGACGTGTGCACGTTCCTCAAGACCGACCCGCGGCTTCGGTTCGACTTCCTGCAGTGCATCACCGGGGTCGACTATCCGCGCGACGACAAGCTGGTGTCGGTCTACCACCTGTACTCGTACGAGCACCATCACACCTTCGTAATTAAGGTGGAGGTGCCGCGGGATCGCCCCGTGGTGCCGTCGGTGTGCGGCGTGTGGCGGTCCGCGAACTGGAACGAGCGCGAGCAGTACGACCTGCTCGGCCTCCAATACGTCGGCCATCCAGACCTGCGGCGCCTGTTGATGCCGGACGACTGGGTCGGCCATCCGATGCGCAAGGACTACCAGGAGGCCGACCGCTACCGGACGATGCCGACCACGCGCTACTCGGTGCTCGAACTGCTCGCCGCGTACGACAAGGAGCATCCGCAGACTGAGGGGATGCGGCCGCGCGTCGTGGACGCCGAGGAGGACAAGTGA
- a CDS encoding NADH-quinone oxidoreductase subunit A: MQFEFANILVFLGLGVGFLAITLFVGWLLRPKVDEETKLEIYECGETPLRQAWFNFNPRFYIVALVFLVFDVEVAFTYPVAVVFKRWVAAGVGGIAFAELGLFVAILALGLAYVWVKGDLDWVRGPEGKPLMPDDAPARAAQEAK; the protein is encoded by the coding sequence ATGCAATTCGAGTTTGCGAACATCCTGGTTTTCCTCGGCCTCGGCGTCGGCTTCCTCGCGATCACGCTGTTCGTCGGCTGGCTGCTGCGGCCCAAGGTCGACGAGGAGACCAAGCTCGAGATCTACGAGTGCGGCGAGACGCCGCTGCGCCAGGCCTGGTTCAACTTCAACCCGCGCTTCTACATCGTCGCGCTGGTGTTCCTCGTGTTCGACGTCGAGGTCGCCTTCACCTATCCGGTGGCGGTCGTGTTCAAGCGGTGGGTGGCCGCCGGCGTCGGCGGCATCGCGTTCGCCGAACTCGGCCTGTTCGTGGCGATTCTCGCGCTCGGGCTCGCGTACGTGTGGGTCAAGGGCGATCTCGACTGGGTGCGGGGGCCGGAAGGCAAGCCGCTGATGCCCGATGATGCGCCGGCGCGAGCGGCGCAGGAGGCGAAGTGA
- a CDS encoding peptide ABC transporter substrate-binding protein, translating into MSRGWVSLAALGAVAAGCGLPEGDYFGFVPDPDPTHMRYCNSGEPEYLDPALVTSTAGLKIVYAMFAGLTDYDLQGLPEPSIATSWDIGPNLRTFTFHLRDDAVWTAPRSGELPSRPITSEDFRYSLVRVLNPYTMSANAETLWKIHNGELYYANRLRRVLADHPPFSAGDVVEIIGVDGQRERKRGAMDIPDSNTRRASRPLALRDLGAPESAAYGSVPPGDDVIVIELGGPDRAWAYVFWLDGNDGDGMYGWVPAAELTEQPFGDRAYLVRSVDDPPNYARTGEVPGRDLLMLPDDLGIDTPDPHTLVLRTDNPVPYLIALSPQRAFRPTPREAVSRRPKKWTRPDHIMTSGPYHMTDWRRRDKIELVKSATYFDADRVRLDRITVYNNDDQGASANLYYQGSCDAITSNNIPASYFPVLRGTARGGRPYKDYHSAPYLGIYFYLIQTERLNNVHLRRALNYAIDRRDIPKILKGGQLPTAQFTPGQPISSLSDDDLAACGVSRDTPGVALVMESGKLCYVPPPGLDYDLDKARAELEIARREMGDRFPRRITVKYNSGVEGHKLIAERLQQVWQDNLGITIELASQEWKTFLKDTREGNYEVARMGWIGNFPDTEAEFLPPFKCDSPDNRTKWCNERFMELFREAEATMDRKQRLRIVYEMEKLMIEEAPIIPLYIYTQHHLQKPYMRDLAINFPDQQPWRYAWIDPDWRAAASAAPQGNGP; encoded by the coding sequence ATGTCGCGCGGTTGGGTCTCGCTCGCGGCGCTCGGCGCCGTCGCCGCCGGGTGCGGATTGCCCGAGGGGGATTATTTCGGGTTCGTTCCGGATCCGGACCCGACGCACATGCGCTACTGCAACTCCGGAGAGCCGGAGTACCTCGACCCCGCGCTCGTCACGTCGACCGCGGGCCTCAAGATCGTCTACGCGATGTTCGCGGGGCTCACCGACTACGACCTGCAGGGCCTTCCCGAGCCGTCCATCGCGACGAGTTGGGACATCGGCCCCAACCTGCGCACGTTCACGTTCCACCTGCGCGACGACGCCGTGTGGACAGCCCCGCGCAGCGGCGAGCTGCCGTCGCGGCCGATCACGTCGGAGGACTTCCGCTACTCGCTCGTCCGCGTGCTGAACCCCTACACGATGTCGGCCAATGCCGAAACGCTGTGGAAGATCCACAACGGCGAGCTGTACTACGCGAACCGACTGCGGCGCGTCCTGGCCGACCACCCGCCGTTTTCCGCCGGCGACGTGGTCGAAATCATCGGCGTCGACGGCCAGCGCGAGCGCAAGCGCGGAGCCATGGACATCCCGGACAGCAACACCCGGCGCGCGTCGCGGCCGCTCGCGCTGCGCGACCTCGGCGCGCCGGAATCGGCCGCCTACGGCTCGGTCCCGCCCGGGGACGACGTGATCGTGATCGAACTCGGCGGCCCCGACCGAGCGTGGGCCTACGTGTTCTGGCTCGACGGCAACGATGGCGACGGCATGTACGGGTGGGTTCCCGCGGCCGAACTGACCGAGCAGCCGTTCGGCGACCGCGCGTATCTGGTGCGCTCGGTGGACGACCCGCCCAACTACGCCCGAACCGGCGAGGTACCGGGCCGCGACCTGCTGATGCTGCCCGACGACCTCGGCATCGACACGCCGGACCCGCACACCCTCGTGCTGCGAACGGACAACCCGGTGCCCTACCTGATCGCGCTGTCGCCGCAGCGCGCGTTTCGCCCGACGCCGCGCGAAGCCGTGTCGCGGCGGCCGAAGAAGTGGACCCGACCGGATCACATCATGACGTCTGGGCCGTATCACATGACCGACTGGCGGCGCCGCGACAAGATTGAACTGGTCAAGTCGGCGACCTACTTCGATGCGGACCGCGTGCGCCTCGACCGGATTACCGTCTACAACAACGACGACCAGGGCGCGTCGGCCAACCTGTACTACCAGGGCTCCTGCGACGCGATCACGTCCAACAACATCCCCGCATCGTACTTCCCGGTGCTGCGCGGCACGGCGCGCGGCGGGCGCCCGTACAAGGACTACCATTCAGCCCCGTACCTTGGCATCTACTTCTATCTCATCCAGACGGAGCGACTGAACAACGTCCACCTGCGGCGCGCGCTCAACTACGCGATCGACCGGCGAGACATCCCGAAGATTCTCAAGGGCGGGCAGCTTCCGACCGCGCAGTTTACGCCCGGCCAACCGATCAGCAGCCTGTCAGACGACGACCTCGCCGCGTGCGGCGTGTCCCGCGACACGCCGGGCGTCGCGCTCGTGATGGAGTCGGGCAAGCTGTGCTACGTGCCGCCGCCCGGTCTCGATTACGACCTCGACAAGGCGCGCGCGGAACTCGAGATCGCGCGACGCGAGATGGGCGACCGGTTTCCCCGCCGGATCACCGTCAAGTACAACAGTGGCGTCGAGGGACACAAGTTGATCGCCGAGCGGCTCCAGCAGGTGTGGCAGGACAACCTGGGCATCACCATCGAACTGGCGTCGCAGGAGTGGAAGACCTTTCTCAAAGACACGCGCGAGGGCAACTACGAGGTTGCTCGTATGGGTTGGATCGGCAACTTTCCCGACACGGAAGCCGAGTTCCTCCCGCCGTTCAAGTGCGACAGCCCCGACAATCGGACCAAGTGGTGCAACGAACGGTTCATGGAGTTGTTCCGCGAGGCCGAGGCCACAATGGACCGCAAACAGCGACTGCGTATCGTCTACGAAATGGAAAAACTGATGATCGAGGAGGCTCCGATCATCCCGCTGTACATCTACACGCAACACCACCTGCAAAAGCCGTACATGCGCGACCTCGCGATCAACTTCCCCGACCAGCAGCCGTGGCGCTACGCGTGGATCGACCCGGACTGGCGCGCGGCGGCGTCGGCCGCGCCGCAGGGTAACGGCCCGTGA
- a CDS encoding ABC transporter permease yields the protein MLKLAPGGPFDAERSLPAETQRNLERRYNLNLPVAQQYLLYMGALVRGDLGHSMKRNQSVKEIIDESFGVSVRVGLLALVFATAFGIALGVFAASRQNTWWDHGAMAFALFGISVPSFVLGPLLIMVFSLQLGWLPPARIDGLETYLLPAATLGLIFMGVIARLARSGLLETLRQDYIRTARAKGLSERQVVWKHAVRLGLMPVVTYLGPATAALITGSFVVEKIFQIPGLGFYFVASITDRDDPVLTGVLVFYAVFLVALNLIVDIAYGILDPRIRDKR from the coding sequence ATGCTCAAGCTCGCGCCCGGCGGTCCGTTCGACGCCGAGCGCAGCCTGCCGGCCGAAACGCAGCGCAACCTCGAACGCCGGTACAACCTGAACCTACCCGTGGCCCAACAATACCTGCTGTACATGGGCGCCCTCGTGCGCGGCGACCTGGGCCACTCGATGAAACGCAACCAGAGCGTCAAGGAGATCATCGACGAGAGCTTCGGGGTGAGCGTGCGCGTCGGGCTGCTCGCGCTCGTGTTTGCCACCGCGTTTGGCATCGCGCTGGGCGTGTTCGCCGCGTCCCGGCAGAACACATGGTGGGACCACGGCGCGATGGCGTTCGCGCTTTTCGGCATCTCCGTGCCGTCGTTCGTGCTCGGCCCGCTGCTGATCATGGTGTTCTCGCTGCAGCTCGGCTGGCTGCCTCCGGCGCGCATCGACGGTTTGGAGACCTATCTGCTTCCGGCGGCGACCCTCGGCCTCATCTTCATGGGAGTCATCGCGCGGCTCGCGCGCAGCGGCCTGCTCGAAACTCTGCGCCAGGACTACATCCGCACCGCGCGCGCCAAGGGGTTGTCGGAGCGCCAGGTCGTGTGGAAACACGCCGTGCGCCTCGGCCTGATGCCGGTGGTCACCTACCTGGGCCCCGCGACCGCCGCGTTGATCACCGGCTCGTTCGTCGTCGAAAAGATCTTCCAGATCCCCGGACTCGGGTTTTACTTCGTCGCGTCGATTACCGACCGCGACGACCCGGTGCTCACCGGCGTGCTCGTGTTCTACGCCGTGTTCCTCGTCGCCTTGAACCTCATCGTCGACATCGCGTACGGGATCCTCGATCCGCGCATCCGGGACAAGCGATGA
- a CDS encoding ABC transporter permease → MTSAKPRSNSLWADAWRRLRKNRMAMICGWTFVALVVFSFVGPVLLHWLRGLDGTTQDVDLGASPPSWRHWFGTDSLGRDMLVRTMIGGRLAITVGLTATIVAIVIGVSWGAIAAYAGGRVDEVMMRIVDVLYGFPTVVFVIVISAVLERYSLFQSPYARLGVLFGLIGAISWLNMARIVRGQVLSLRNQEFVEAARALGASGRRIVFRHIVPNTLGPVIVYATLSLPSVMLTEAFLSFLGIGVQAPLASWGTLVTEGATQIAVYPWTLIGPGMVMSVTIFSLNFLGDGLRDALDPQMRKD, encoded by the coding sequence ATGACCTCCGCCAAACCGCGATCGAATTCGCTGTGGGCCGACGCCTGGCGGCGGCTTCGCAAGAACCGCATGGCGATGATATGCGGTTGGACCTTCGTCGCGCTCGTCGTGTTCTCGTTCGTTGGGCCGGTTCTGCTGCACTGGTTGCGCGGCCTCGACGGCACGACGCAGGACGTCGACCTGGGCGCGTCGCCGCCGTCGTGGCGCCACTGGTTCGGCACCGACTCGCTCGGCCGCGACATGCTCGTCCGCACCATGATCGGCGGCCGGCTGGCGATTACCGTCGGCCTCACGGCCACCATCGTCGCCATCGTGATCGGCGTGAGTTGGGGTGCGATTGCCGCGTACGCAGGCGGTCGCGTCGACGAGGTCATGATGCGCATCGTCGACGTGCTGTACGGGTTTCCGACGGTCGTCTTCGTGATCGTGATCAGCGCAGTGCTGGAGCGGTACTCGCTGTTTCAGTCACCGTACGCGCGGCTCGGCGTCCTGTTCGGACTCATCGGCGCCATCTCGTGGCTCAACATGGCGCGCATCGTGCGCGGTCAGGTTCTGTCGCTGCGCAACCAGGAGTTCGTCGAGGCGGCGCGTGCGCTCGGCGCCTCCGGCCGTCGCATCGTGTTCCGTCACATCGTGCCGAACACGCTCGGACCGGTGATCGTGTACGCCACGCTGTCGCTGCCGAGCGTCATGCTCACCGAGGCGTTCCTGTCGTTCCTCGGCATCGGCGTGCAGGCGCCGCTGGCGTCGTGGGGCACGCTCGTCACCGAGGGGGCGACGCAGATCGCGGTCTACCCGTGGACGCTGATCGGCCCCGGCATGGTGATGTCCGTGACCATCTTCTCGCTCAACTTCCTCGGCGACGGCCTGCGCGACGCGCTCGACCCGCAGATGCGCAAGGACTGA